From the Saccharomycodes ludwigii strain NBRC 1722 chromosome I, whole genome shotgun sequence genome, one window contains:
- the ISW1 gene encoding chromatin-remodeling ATPase ISW1 (similar to Saccharomyces cerevisiae YBR245C | ISW1 | Imitation SWitch subfamily), which translates to MDEYTLNLKSFQVGLPAKLLEYRKTKYLINNFNGKSYKKKEVNVAATVKRFKYLLEISTLFKQFLDRKVDSGDEQYKQVLSNLSHENPSLLSNKLKNGGTKGFTHRSRLSEHDEDKELLKEETKETKEQDYEDDVDDEIIFTESPLYINGKLRPYQIQGLNWLVSLHRHNLSGILADEMGLGKTLQTISFLGYIRYLEKKPGPFLIIAPKSTLNNWLREFNKWTPDVDAFILQGDKEQRQNLVQDRLLACKFDVVISSYEIVIKEKATFRKFNWEYIVIDEAHRIKNEESMLSQVIREFTSKNRLLITGTPLQNNLHELWALLNFLLPDIFADSTAFDEWFGGNANESVDGNEKTAADQDKIVKQLHAILSPFLLRRVKSDVEKSLLPKKELNLYVGMSRMQKSWYRRILERDIDAVNGNSGKKETKTRLLNIMMQLRKCCNHPYLFDGAEPGPPFTTDQHLIDNCAKLKVLDKLLEKFQKEGSRILIFSQMSRLLDILEDYCYFKNYEYCRIDGSTAHEDRIEAIDEYNAPGSKKFIFLLTTRAGGLGINLTSADIVVLYDSDWNPQADLQAMDRAHRIGQKKQVKVFRFVTSNSVEEKILERATQKLRLDQLVIQQGRTTFEKRKTSGENKDDLLSMIQFGARDVFNNATTGESADVDDEDGEQFSLDELLAESEKKTRALNEKYSNLGLDDLQKFSHQVDDSYEWNGKSFQKKAADTNIIDPLTLFNENGVSSRRERNTNYSIDEYYRDVLNPKNNASTPKPPSQHKMPRPANLPNHQLLPPKLKLLLERERLWTSKINNCVPTVDDLKLTYSCNEFQEQDEKAKLKILQNAIENAQPLSVQELAEKERLKSMGFITWNKIEFRKFLAASGRHGRCSIKAIAKELEQTKTEEEVREYSNSFWNNINRIDNFEKIVKNIEAEEDKIKRTQLQQEALRRKLSQYKNPLKDMKITYPSSSAPSKRMYSLDQDRFLLIMSFKHGLNTPNASSLIKKEISESPLFLMDYFFQSRTASEIARRCQVLLQYTEKEFDTELTMTDDLKSRIVNEDLEYSRKTKKIKK; encoded by the coding sequence ATGGATGAATAcactttaaatttaaaaagtttcCAAGTTGGATTGCCCGCTAAACTTCTCGAATACAGAAAaaccaaatatttaataaacaattttaacGGCAAGTCttacaagaaaaaggagGTAAATGTAGCAGCTACTGTTAAAAGATTCAAGTATTTATTAGAAATTAGTACTCTGTTTAAACAGTTCTTGGATAGAAAAGTTGATTCAGGAGACGAACAATATAAACAAGTATTAAGTAATTTATCTCACGAAAATCCATCTTTGTTGTCAAATAAGCTAAAAAATGGGGGCACCAAAGGATTCACTCATAGATCTAGGTTAAGTGAACATGATGAAGACAAAGAATTGTTAAAGgaagaaacaaaagaaacaaagGAACAAGACTATGAAGACGATGTAGATgatgaaattatttttacagaATCACCACTATACATTAATGGGAAATTGAGGCCTTACCAAATTCAAGGTTTAAACTGGTTAGTTTCTCTACATAGGCATAATTTAAGTGGCATATTGGCTGATGAAATGGGTTTAGGTAAAACTTTACAAacaatttcctttttaggATACATTAGATatctagaaaaaaaaccaggtccatttttaataattgcTCCCAAATCCACTTTGAATAACTGGTTAAGggaatttaataaatggaCTCCCGATGTGGATGCTTTCATTTTACAAGGTGACAAAGAGCAAAGGCAAAATTTGGTTCAAGATAGGTTATTGGCATGCAAATTCGACGTAGTAATTTCTTCATACGAAATTGttataaaggaaaaagCTACATTTAGAAAGTTTAATTGGGAATATATTGTTATCGACGAGGCCCATAGAATCAAGAACGAAGAGTCAATGCTGTCCCAAGTCATTAGAGAATTCACTTCTAAAAATAGGCTATTAATCACCGGTACTCCATTACAAAATAACTTACATGAACTATGGgcattattaaattttttattacccGACATCTTTGCAGACTCTACTGCCTTTGATGAGTGGTTTGGTGGCAATGCTAATGAAAGTGTTGATGGTAATGAAAAAACTGCTGCTGATCAAGATAAAATTGTCAAACAACTTCATGCGATTTTGAGTCCATTTCTATTACGCCGTGTGAAAAGTGATGTTGAAAAGTCATTACTACCCAAAAAGGAATTGAATTTGTACGTTGGCATGTCTAGGATGCAAAAAAGTTGGTATAGACGTATTTTGGAAAGGGATATCGATGCAGTCAATGGCAATTCtgggaaaaaagaaacaaaaactaGATTACTAAACATTATGATGCAACTAAGAAAATGTTGTAATCATCCTTATTTGTTTGACGGTGCTGAACCAGGCCCACCATTTACCACTGATCAACATTTGATAGACAATTGTGCAAAATTAAAGGTTTTGGATAAACTATTGGAGAAATTCCAAAAGGAAGGTTCGagaattttaattttcagCCAAATGAGCAGACTATTAGATATTTTGGAAGATTATTGTTACTTCAAAAATTACGAGTATTGCAGAATTGATGGCTCCACTGCACATGAAGATAGAATTGAAGCAATCGATGAATATAACGCACCAGGttctaaaaaatttatatttttgttaacaACACGTGCAGGTGGCCTAGGTATCAACTTAACCAGTGCTGATATTGTTGTCTTGTATGATTCAGATTGGAATCCACAAGCCGATTTACAAGCAATGGATAGAGCTCACAGAATTGGACAAAAGAAACAAGTTAAAGTTTTTCGATTTGTCACCAGCAACAGTGtcgaagaaaaaattttggagAGGGCCACTCAGAAATTGAGATTGGATCAGTTAGTTATCCAGCAAGGTAGAACcacttttgaaaaaaggaaaacttctggtgaaaataaagatgatttattatccaTGATTCAATTTGGTGCCAGAGATGTTTTCAACAATGCTACTACAGGTGAAAGTGCTGatgttgatgatgaagatgggGAACAGTTTTCTTTGGATGAACTGTTAGCTGAATCTGAAAAGAAAACCAGAGCTttgaatgaaaaatattctaaTCTAGGGTTGGATGATTTACAGAAATTTTCACACCAAGTGGACGATTCCTATGAATGGAATGGGAAAAGTTTTCAGAAAAAAGCTGCAGATACAAATATTATCGATCCATTGACTCTTTTCAATGAAAACGGTGTTAGCAGTAGACGTGAACGTAACACCAATTATTCTATTGATGAATATTATAGAGATGTTTTGAATCCGAAAAATAATGCATCTACACCAAAGCCGCCAAGTCAACATAAGATGCCTAGACCAGCAAATTTACCTAACCACCAATTATTGCCACcgaaattaaaattattattagaaaggGAAAGATTATGGACTAGTAAGATTAACAATTGTGTTCCTACTGTAGACGATTTGAAACTAACTTATAGTTGTAACGAATTTCAAGAACAAGACGAGAAAgccaaattaaaaattttacaaaatgcTATTGAAAATGCTCAACCTTTAAGCGTTCAAGAACTTGCTGAAAAAGAGCGGTTAAAATCAATGGGGTTTATTACTTGGAACAAAATAGAGTTTAGAAAGTTTTTAGCAGCCTCAGGAAGACACGGTCGTTGTTCAATAAAGGCCATTGCCAAAGAATTGGAACAAACTAAGACAGAAGAGGAAGTTAGAGAATATTCAAATTCATTTtggaataatattaataggattgataattttgaaaaaattgttaaaaatatcgAAGCCGAAGAGGATAAAATCAAGCGGACACAACTTCAACAAGAAGCATTACGTAGAAAACTTTCTCAATATAAAAATCCACTAAAAGATATGAAGATTACATATCCATCTAGCTCAGCTCCAAGTAAGAGGATGTACTCTTTGGACCAGGATAGATTTTTGTTGATCATGTCCTTCAAGCATGGTTTAAATACACCAAACGCATCTTCtctgataaaaaaagagatcAGTGAATCACCTTTATTTCTTATGGATTATTTCTTCCAAAGTAGAACTGCTTCTGAAATTGCCAGAAGATGCCAAGTTTTGTTGCAATACACAGAAAAAGAGTTTGATACTGAACTAACGATGACTGATGATTTGAAGAGTAGAATTGTAAATGAAGATCTTGAATATTCaagaaaaaccaaaaaaatcaagaaaTAG
- the ALG7 gene encoding UDP-N-acetylglucosamine--dolichyl-phosphate N-acetylglucosaminephosphotransferase (similar to Saccharomyces cerevisiae YBR243C | ALG7 | Asparagine-Linked Glycosylation), protein MDANTGFPLIVSTISGAIGYLATLWLIPRVSQQFVKIGLFGKDLSKRDKPIIPETIGAIPATIFILMMFCDIPILFYKDLLSIKEPAVVHFFPHRKLCEFLSAVLCLESILLLGIADDLFDLRWRHKFFLPAFAAIPLLVVYYVDFGVTTVTIPPFIYKIFSTFKPTTSAMITPFPQFIDLKWGYYAYMGCVSIFCPNSINILAGVNGLEVGQTIVLCIIFLINDGLFLINGINEASKHSHMMSAVLIIQLLGVSLALYHYNKFPAKVFVGDTFCYFAGMVFACCGILGHFSKTTLLFFLPQIFNFIYSVPQLFGLVPCPRHRMPKFNENDGLLYPSRANLLINEKGEAIRIKPIAKVMLKLLYLLRLIDLEFDEKNGEVKSCTNMTLINLILVWSGPLREDKLCQRILLIQFIIGLLAIVTRHVIGAFIFKHDNLWTII, encoded by the coding sequence ATGGATGCCAATACCGGATTCCCACTAATAGTATCAACAATAAGTGGTGCCATTGGGTACTTAGCTACATTATGGCTGATACCAAGAGTTTCCCaacaatttgttaaaattggTCTATTTGGAAAAGATCTTTCCAAAAGAGATAAACCAATTATTCCAGAAACAATCGGAGCTATTCCAGctacaatttttattttaatgatGTTTTGTGACATCccaattttgttttataaagATTTGCTCTCCATAAAAGAACCCGCAGTCGTGCATTTCTTTCCACACCGTAAATTGTGTGAATTTTTAAGTGCTGTTTTATGCTTAGAAAGTATTCTTTTGTTAGGTATAGCCGATGATTTGTTTGACTTAAGATGGAGACACAAATTTTTCTTACCTGCGTTTGCGGCCATTCCACTTCTAGTTGTCTATTATGTTGATTTCGGTGTGACTACAGTAACGATTCCTCCCTTTATTTATAAGATTTTTTCTACATTCAAGCCAACCACTAGCGCTATGATCACCCCTTTCCCTCAGTTTATAGATTTGAAATGGGGATATTACGCTTATATGGGCTGTGTTTCTATTTTCTGTCCAAATTCCATTAATATCTTAGCAGGTGTCAATGGTTTAGAAGTTGGCCAAACAATAGTGTTATGTATCATCTTTCTTATCAATGatggtttatttttaatcaatGGTATCAATGAGGCTTCTAAACACTCTCATATGATGTCTGCTGTTCTAATTATTCAGTTATTAGGTGTCTCATTGGCATTATATCACTATAATAAGTTTCCAGCAAAGGTATTTGTTGGAGATacattttgttattttgcAGGCATGGTATTTGCCTGTTGCGGTATTTTGGGCCATTTCTCAAAAACAAccctattattttttttaccccAAATTTTCAACTTTATTTATAGTGTTCCCCAATTATTTGGGTTAGTTCCATGTCCTAGACATAGAATGCCCaaatttaatgaaaatgacGGATTATTATATCCATCTAGGGCCAATTTATTgattaatgaaaaaggTGAGGCAATCAGGATTAAGCCTATTGCCAAAGTTATgctaaaattattatacttATTAAGACTAATTGATCTCGAATTTGATGAGAAAAATGGGGAGGTTAAATCATGTACCAACATGACGTTGATTAATTTGATTTTAGTTTGGTCCGGCCCATTAAGGGAAGATAAATTATGCCAAAgaattcttttaattcagtttattattggtttGTTGGCCATTGTTACAAGACATGTCATTGGTgcgtttatttttaaacatgATAATTTATGGACCATTATATGA
- the SEH1 gene encoding Seh1p (similar to Saccharomyces cerevisiae YGL100W | SEH1 | SEc13 Homolog) gives MIPFISGHEDLIHDVAYDFYGRHLATCSSDQHVKVFRLDKETNEWILSDSWKAHDSSIVSLDWASPEFGRLIVTASYDKKIKIWEEDPDIPEGSGKRWINVTTLNDSIGPLFSVKFAPSHFGLRIGCIGNDGILRIYDALEPSDLKSWTITSELKVLATPPASHLQSDFELVWCPSRFYQETIVCCALDQGLIYQRNKEGKLFLAATLPGHKGLIRSVSWAPSIGRTYQLVATGCKDGNVRIFKITDHNKYIASNYSGNGDNEANNSTIAVELIAEKDDHKGEVWSVSWNLTGTVLSSAGDDGKVRLWKSSYSDEFQ, from the exons ATGATACCCTTCATTTCTGGACACGAAGATCTTATCCATGATGTAGCTTACGATTTTTATGGAAGACATTTAGCAACGTGTTCAAGCGATCAGCATGTTAAAGTTTTTAGACTAGATAAAGAAACAAACGAGTGGATTCTAAGTGATTCCTGGAAAGCACATGATAGTTCAATAGTAAGTTTAGACTGGGCCTCGCCTGAATTTGGCAGATTAATTGTAACGGCATCTTATGacaagaaaattaaaatctgGGAAGAAGACCCCGATATTCCAGAGGGAAGCGGCAAAAGATGGATCAATGTAACTACATTAAATGATTCTATTGGCCCATTATTTAGTGTCAAATTTGCGCCTAGTCATTTTGGTCTACGTATAGGATGCATTGGGAATGACGGGATCCTTAGAATATATGATGCTTTAGAACCATCAGATTTGAAGTCATGGACAATTACCAGTGAGCTTAAAGTTTTGGCTACACCGCCAGCTTCTCATTTACAAAGTGATTTCGAATTGGTTTGGTGCCCTAGTAGATTTTACCAGGAAACAATTGTTTGTTGTGCATTAGACCAAGGATTAATATATCAACGTAATAAGGAGGGTAAGTTATTTTTGGCTGCGACCTTACCTGGGCATAAGGGGCTAATCAGGTCGGTTTCTTGGGCCCCAAGTATAGGCAGAACCTATCAGCTAGTTGCTACTGGCTGTAAAGATGGGAATGTTcgtatttttaaaataacagATCATAATAAGTATATAGCTTCAAATTATAGTGGTAATGGAGACAATGAAGCAAATAATTCTACAATTGCTGTTGAATTGATTGCTGAAAAGGATGATCATAAGGGCGAAGTATGGTCAGTATCATGGAATTTAACTGGGACTGTTTTAAGTAGTGCAGGTGATGACGGTAAAGTGCGTTTATGGAAATCTTCATATTCAGATGAATTTCAAT AA
- the RRT2 gene encoding diphthamide synthase (similar to Saccharomyces cerevisiae YBR246W | RRT2 | Regulator of rDNA Transcription), protein MQEISDLREETIVEYQAKTEKPPCCLQILCNNKYILVGTYDLNKNTGFRNGSIDIYEYPGLTLLHKIPTYGAILDLKISSHGDRSIMITAHSTGNLMVWKINYDISSFNVTEMLTLQANYQVFHSDTLITSCHFSPLEPQLVLCTATNGKTKLLRIDKTPCESTTRIVQDEKITSINALSCDTLESQHSLECWIGEFGKISPLTNVVFTGGDDSKLIAHDLRMKNEIWSNEGRIHQAGVVSIKASSETFRVSAPTSLITGSYDDHIRGFDLRMLGKDQIYPGKMPVLNMFEKGLHGGVWRLCESPKDMNRLLVCCMYNGAKIVEVESDKKTFEEMQYVKKGHDSMCYGGDWSSEFIATCSFYDNSLQVWHTL, encoded by the coding sequence ATGCAGGAAATATCTGATTTAAGGGAAGAAACAATTGTTGAATACCAGGCAAAAACAGAGAAACCACCCTGTTGCTTACAAATATTGtgcaataataaatatattttggtAGGTACTTATGATTTAAATAAGAACACTGGGTTCAGGAACGGTTCGatagatatatatgaatATCCTGGTTTAACACTGTTGCACAAAATACCAACGTACGGTGCTATACtagatttgaaaatatcttCACATGGTGACAGGTCAATAATGATAACTGCACATTCTACAGGAAATTTAATGGTTTGGAAAATTAACTATGACATCAGTTCATTTAATGTTACTGAAATGTTAACGCTACAGGCAAATTATCAAGTTTTCCATTCGGATACTTTAATAACTTCTTGCCATTTCTCACCATTGGAACCGCAATTGGTCTTATGTACTGCTACCAATggcaaaacaaaattactTAGAATTGATAAAACTCCATGTGAATCTACCACAAGAATAGTTCAAGACGAAAAAATTACCAGTATTAATGCGCTTTCCTGCGACACATTAGAATCGCAACATTCATTAGAATGCTGGATAGGCGAATTTGGTAAAATTTCACCTTTAACTAACGTAGTTTTTACCGGTGGGGATGATTCAAAACTAATAGCCCATGATTTAAGAATGAAAAACGAGATATGGAGTAACGAAGGTAGGATTCATCAGGCAGGTGTGGTAAGTATCAAAGCTAGTAGCGAAACTTTCAGGGTTAGTGCTCCAACATCTTTGATTACAGGCTCTTATGACGATCACATAAGAGGGTTTGATCTACGAATGTTGGGAAAAGATCAAATTTATCCAGGAAAAATGCCAGTTCTAAACATGTTTGAAAAAGGATTACATGGTGGTGTTTGGAGATTATGTGAGTCACCAAAAGATATGAATCGATTGCTTGTTTGTTGTATGTATAATGGTGCCAAAATTGTAGAAGTGGAGAgtgataaaaaaacttttgaaGAAATGCAGTATGTTAAAAAGGGTCATGATTCAATGTGTTACGGTGGTGATTGGTCTTCAGAATTTATAGCAACATGCAGTTTTTACGACAATTCATTGCAAGTTTGGCACACACTATGA
- a CDS encoding HD domain-containing protein (similar to Saccharomyces cerevisiae YGL101W | protein of unknown function (paralog of YBR242W | putative protein of unknown function)), translated as MTTSNKTNIATPNEPSNIWKPEDHIPPELKESFGLLSKSTPANYVINFLHIIEQLKIQKRTGWLDHNINDCESIADHMYRMGVTCMLLKTPGINRDACVRIALVHDMAESLVGDITPHDSIKKAEKHRREFDTIKYITEKLVEPYNKEAAKQIEEDWLAYENISSPEARFVKDIDKFELLVQCFAYEKRYGKTDLQQFWGAVKSIKTDEVKSWAQDLLKQREEFFSKQK; from the coding sequence ATGACTACatcaaacaaaacaaatattgCTACGCCTAATGAACCATCAAATATTTGGAAACCAGAAGATCATATTCCACCCGAATTAAAAGAGTCCTTTGGCCTATTATCCAAATCCACTCCAGCAAATTATGTAATCAACTTTTTACATATTATCGAACagttaaaaattcaaaaaagaacGGGATGGTTAGATCACAATATAAATGATTGTGAATCGATTGCAGATCATATGTACAGAATGGGTGTTACTTGCATGTTACTGAAGACACCGGGCATAAACAGAGATGCATGTGTGAGAATTGCTTTGGTTCATGATATGGCAGAAAGTTTGGTTGGAGATATCACTCCGCATGATTCCATCAAAAAAGCTGAAAAGCATCGTAGAGAATTTGATACTATCAAGTACATTACTGAAAAACTAGTTGAACCTTATAATAAAGAGGCTGCCAAGCAAATAGAGGAAGATTGGTTGGCCTATGAAAACATTTCTTCTCCGGAAGCTCGTTTTGTCAAGGATATAGATAAATTTGAGTTATTGGTTCAATGTTTTGCTTACGAGAAGAGATATGGTAAAACTGATTTACAACAGTTTTGGGGTGCTGTGAAAAGTATTAAAACTGATGAGGTCAAAAGTTGGGCTCAAGATTTGTTGAAACAACGTgaagaatttttttccaaacaAAAGTAG
- the RPL28 gene encoding 60S ribosomal uL15 domain-containing protein (similar to Saccharomyces cerevisiae YGL103W | RPL28 | Ribosomal Protein of the Large subunit), translated as MPTRLTKTRKHRGHVSVTTNQRLLTTFKIYIYFLNFDTAGNGRIGKHRKHPGGRGMAGGQHHHRINLDKYHPGYFGKVGMRYFHKQKNHFWRPVLNLDKLWTLIPEEKRDEYIKSASKTNAPVIDTLAAGYGKVLGKGRIPNVPVIVKARFVSKLAEEKIKAAGGVVELIA; from the exons ATGCCAACTAGATTAACTAAAACCAGAAAACACAGAGGTCACGTCTCAG TTACAACGAACCAAAGATTACTAACAacctttaaaatatatatatattttttaaactttgaTACAGCCGGTAATGGTAGAATCGGTAAACACAGAAAGCACCCTGGTGGTAGAGGTATGGCTGGTGGTCAACATCATCACAGAATTAACTTGGATAAATACCATCCAGGTTACTTCGGTAAGGTTGGTATGAGATACTTCCACAAACAAAAGAACCATTTCTGGAGACCAGTTTTGAACTTGGACAAGTTATGGACTTTGATTccagaagaaaaaagagatgAATACATTAAGTCTGCTTCCAAGACTAATGCTCCAGTTATTGACACTTTAGCTGCCGGTTACGGTAAAGTTTTGGGTAAAGGTAGAATTCCAAATGTTCCAGTTATTGTCAAGGCCAGATTTGTTTCCAAATTGGctgaagaaaaaatcaaGGCTGCTGGTGGTGTTGTTGAATTGATTGcttaa
- the VVS1 gene encoding Vvs1p (similar to Saccharomyces cerevisiae YBR241C | putative transporter member of the sugar porter family (paralog of YGL104C | VPS73)) produces MADTNLLPSSYGRPESPKEKSVTNKLLFATIVACFGSLQYGYHMAELNAPQSVLSCHTTGTDNAMSDPLYYSLGLKNCVAMSEQQIGLITSVFSIGGLFGSLYAGVLADIHGRRKISFFNAFLSILGSLLLTFSNSFTQFLIGRLTCGLAAGSSVVVTPLLLTEIAPNNLKGALGSMNQVSINLGILLTQVLSLKWATINQWRNILFVGVILATINFILLFKVHESPKWLVNRGYLDEAEDVLRGLRGGTRADTRNEINEWLSVRSVSRTQLSKQQDENNNNGSNSNLVMLGPSPANNTKQNNKKDSSYQSLHARSTSPLVSAHSNREFEENEEIKEISMWQYIKSNHYNKSRFMITMILMGQQFVGINSIICYGVKVIGDLVSEGNTAIIVNVGISILNVVVTFASSPLIDKWGRKPLLIGSSFSMGLSSLFISYGLKANSAQLLIFFTFLYIGVFAIGMGPIPFLVISELTPDEAIGAAQSYGTTCNWIAVFIVAYGFPVLDSIIGISPIFIIFGVVAFLFSIFVYYRFPETKGRSTKVGLWD; encoded by the coding sequence atggcAGATACTAATTTATTACCATCTTCATATGGACGTCCAGAATCCCCTAAGGAAAAAAGCGTCACAAACAAATTGTTATTCGCAACAATTGTAGCATGTTTCGGTTCGCTTCAGTATGGTTACCACATGGCAGAATTGAATGCTCCACAATCAGTTTTGTCATGTCATACTACTGGCACCGATAATGCAATGTCAGATCCCTTATATTATTCTTTGGGACTTAAAAACTGCGTAGCAATGAGTGAGCAGCAAATAGGTTTAATAACTTCAGTATTTTCTATTGGTGGACTATTTGGGTCCTTGTACGCCGGTGTGCTAGCTGATATTCATGGTAGACGGAAAATCAGTTTTTTCAATGCATTTTTAAGTATACTTGGAAGTTTGTTACTAACGTTTTCCAATAGTTTTACGCAGTTTTTAATTGGAAGATTAACTTGTGGGCTAGCCGCTGGAAGTAGTGTTGTTGTTACCCCACTATTATTAACGGAAATTGCACCCAATAATTTAAAGGGGGCACTAGGCTCAATGAATCAAGTTAGCATTAATTTGGGTATATTATTGACACAGGTGCTATCTTTAAAGTGGGCAACTATAAATCAATGgagaaatattttatttgtggGGGTCATACTAGCCACCATTAACTTTATTCTATTGTTTAAAGTGCATGAATCTCCAAAATGGCTCGTTAATAGAGGGTATTTGGACGAAGCGGAAGATGTTTTGCGTGGATTGCGAGGTGGAACAAGAGCAGACACAAGAAATGAGATTAATGAATGGCTAAGTGTGAGAAGTGTGTCTAGGACACAGTTGTCCAAACAACAAGATGAGAACAACAATAACGGTAGCAATAGTAACTTAGTAATGTTGGGACCATCACCTGCAAACAATACTAAGcaaaacaacaagaaaGATTCAAGTTACCAAAGTTTGCATGCAAGATCCACTAGTCCTTTGGTATCAGCACATTCAAATCGGgaatttgaagaaaatgaagaaatcAAGGAGATTAGTATGTGGCaatatattaaatcaaACCATTACAACAAATCCAGGTTTATGATTACAATGATATTAATGGGCCAACAATTTGTTGGTATTAATTCAATTATTTGTTATGGAGTTAAAGTTATAGGAGACTTGGTTAGCGAGGGGAACACAGCAATTATTGTTAACGTTGGAATATCGATATTGAACGTTGTTGTGACATTTGCTTCATCCCCCCTCATAGATAAATGGGGTAGGAAACCATTATTAATTGGATCTTCATTTTCCATGGGGCTTTCATCACTTTTCATTTCATATGGACTAAAGGCCAATAGTGCACAattgttgattttttttacatttttgtATATAGGTGTTTTTGCTATTGGTATGGGACCCATACCCTTTTTAGTTATTTCTGAATTAACACCGGACGAAGCTATTGGAGCTGCACAAAGTTATGGAACCACTTGTAATTGGATTGCAGTTTTTATTGTAGCCTATGGTTTCCCTGTTTTAGATTCTATTATTGGGATAAgtccaatttttattatatttggtGTTGTagcctttttattttctattttcgTATACTATAGATTCCCTGAAACAAAGGGGAGAAGTACAAAGGTTGGATTATGGGATTaa